In Pararhodobacter sp., the genomic stretch AGGGTTTTGGTGGCGATTGGATTGCACGTGTAACAGCGAATGGCCCTACTAAAGGGGAAGACCAGATAGTCGCCGCACCACGCATCAATAGAACGTAGTTCCACTCCCACGGGCGTGGGGAAGACTGTCACTTTCCCCCAACTGGGCGGCGCAAATCGGAAACACCCCCACGGGCGTGGGGAAGACCGTAGACCCGTAGACCCGTAGCCATCGCAGCCGGAAACACCCCCACGGGCGTGGGGAAGACTTTCGCCGGGCAGACATGGAAGGGAATACTGGCAATTGCCGAAGAACTCTTCACCTGTCGTTGTCGCAACATTGCCTTACCCCAAGGTTCTATTACTATGATGTTATTGTATGTAACAATATAATATCAGAGCTACGAAAAAAACTATCAATTTAGTTTTCCTCTCGCCCACTAATACCCTACGCTCGAACACACTGATATAGGTTCCAAAGGCTGACGGGATTGGGCACAAACCTGTGCGCCAAGAATGTCCCCACACACCCACTCCCCCCATGAACGATAATACGGTCTGCCTCTCCCACCCTACATAGACAGCCCCTGCGCATGACCACCCAAGATCTCTCCGGCCACACCCCCATGGTGGATCAAGAGCAGCTATTCTCAGGGACAAAAATACAAAATATCACTTTAGAATCAAATAATTAAAGAAAGCTACGCCCCACCCCTCCCTGACTTGTTATGGGCATGAATTGGCGTGTTTTGGCGACTAAATTGTCCCAAATTTGTCCCAAGAATTTGACCGTCAACTTATGGCATATCCTGGCGTATGCAGGCATATTGTGCTGGACCATGCTCTCGTTCCTCGGAGTACGATATAGCTCTCACATGCAGTACGCTCAAACGCGCTACAACGTCTTGTCCGATACGAGTTAGCGCGGCACTGTCGCGGCACATGATGCGAAAGGATTTCGCTAGTGCCATTCACACCTTACAATTTTTACTCCGACAGACTATGTCTTCCCAAGTTCCGCAGGCGACAGTTGCCCCGTCGTTTTCTTGACCTTGAGTGGTATACGCAGAAATCGGGCGCCATTTTCGTCCGCGTCAGGCAAGCGCCCCGCGCAGATGTTTACCTGTATGGACGGCAACAACAGCTTCGGCACTAAAAGCGTCGCATCACGCGCCTGCCGCATTGCTACAAATTCCTCTTCGGTGATACGGTCGTTCACATGGATGTTGGCTTGACGCTGCTCGCGCACCGTCGTCTCCCAGCGATGCTCCTCTCGGTCCGGCCCCGTGTAATCATGACAAAGAAGCAGCCGCGTGCCGCCGGGCAGGTCAAGCAGACGACGAATCGATCGATAGAGCGCGCGCGCATCGCCTCCCGGAAAGTCTGTGCGCGCCGTCCCGTAATCTGGCATGAACAAAGTATCGCCGACAAACGCTGTGTTGCCGATTCGATAGGTCATATCGGCGGGGGTATGACCTGGCGTATGCAGCACCTGTATTTCCAGCGCCCCCAGTTCGATCCGATCACCCTCGGCAAGAAGCTGGTCGAAATCGGACCCGTCTGCCTCCAGATGATAAAGCGCAAAAACAGGACGAAAAATCTTCTGCACCTCTTGGATGTGCTCGCCAATGGCAACCCGTGCGCCTGTCTTCTCTTTGATGTAGGAAGCAGCCGACAAGTGGTCGGCATGGGCGTGCGTTTCGAGCACCATGGTGATGCGCCACCCCTTTGCCTTTGCCAGCGCGAGAATATGATCTGCGGACGTGGTGTCAACCTCGCCGCTGGGCATGTCAAAGCCTAAAACCGGGTCGATGACAGCGGCGACACATGCGACGGGCTCCACGACCAGATAGCTGATCGTATGGGTATGTTTGTCAAAGAACGCTTCGATGATGGGTTCGGCAACCACGGCAATCTCCATAAATGCTTGCTAATTATATTAGAACATGCTAAATTAGAATTGTCTAATTAAAAAGGTCTTTTAATGTTCGAAGTCACCATGGATCTCGCAACGTTCGAACAAAAGGCGGGTACTGTCGCACAAACCTTGAAAGCGCTCAGCAACACTCGCCGCTTGATGGTGCTGTGCAAACTGATCGAACACAAAGAACGAACAGTCGGGGATCTCGCCCTGGACGTGAACCTTTCGCAGTCGGCGCTCTCGCAGCATCTTGCCAAAATGCGTGAGCAAGGACTCGTGGACTTTCACCGTAAAAGCCAAACATTGTGGTATCGGGTGGCCGACCCCCAGATTGAGACACTGCTGGCAACACTCTATCAACTTTATTGTAAGGATTGACCCGATGACCATGATCCCCATCCCCCCGGCCGAGGCGCGGCGCCTGATCGACACAGGGGCCAAACTCATCGACATTCGCGACCGTGACGAATATATGCGCGAACACATAGCCGAAGCAGTCAATGTCCCCATGACCGAGATCGATGGCCTCGAAACCGACAATCGCCCGGTCATCTTCCACTGTCGTTCCGGCGCACGCACTCAGGCCAATTCGTCCCGTCTGGTCGGCGCGACCAGCGCACCGTGCTACATCATTGAAGGTGGGCTTGATGCGTGGCGCCGCGCCGGACTGAAAGTCGAGCGCGATCAAGGTCAACCGCTGGAACTGATGCGACAAGTACAGCTTTGCGCCGGAGGCTTGACGTTGCTGGGGGTAGTCTTCGGGTTCCTCGTCGATCCGCGCTTCTTCGTTCTACCCGCGATTGTCGGAACGGGAATGATGATTGCCGGAGCAACGGGCTGGTGCGGGATGGCGCGGTTGCTGCGGCGCATGCCGTGGAATCGCCGTATGGCGATCTGACCCGAAGCGCGGATAGCGGAGATACACCTCACGCTCGCCACAGACAGCCTGATCGGGATTGTACTGGGCTTTGCCGGCAATCCTCGCTGTGTCGCTACCCGTCAACGCGGTGGACCGACTCTATCCAGGTAGCGACCAGCTTCGCTGCAGTGGTGGTGTGTGGCAGCCTTTGCTGTGGCCGGCGTCATCGATGCGGCTTTGCGCGCACAACTTGGCAAGATCGTCGATGGTTCGCGTTTGCTGATGATCAACATAGGCCTGTCAATGCTGCGTCAGCGCGGCCACAGAGTAAACACCCGATGCGGCTTACGCGTGAAACTGTCGAGTGCGGAAATTTGGATGATCCTTGACATCTATTACTTGGACAATAAATAACTGGCTGCGATAACCACACCTTTATGACAATTTTGTCACCAGAATGCCATGTTGTCGACAGAACGTGAACCCTAAGATGCAAGGCACGACACGCATTTGACTCAGATCAACGCGTCGCGCGCAATCATTTTCAGGAGCCACGATGATAGTAAACAATCACCAGCAAGCCACAGCTACTCGCTTTCGCCGGTCCGCGTATCGCCTCGCCCTGGCCTTCGCGCTCTCTACAGGCATTTCGGGTGTACAAGCCGCAACATCCGCCGACCCGTTTCCGCAGCCCGTTTACATCACTCTAACCAAAGCCAACGCTGTGCAAGAGATGGCAACATCCAACAGCCTGGATGGGTTGCCTACGGCCCATTACGATGCCATTTCAGCCGACGGCAAACTACTGATGGTGAGCAGCAAGGATCAGCCAGAGGCCTATCTGCTGGACGCACAGACCGGCCAAAAGCTGGCAACCTACAAAATCGGCAAAGTGCCCCAAGGCGTCGCCATCAGCCCTGATGAACGCTGGGGCATGGCTGTGGCGGCCGGTGAAGATACCGTATCGGTCATTGACCTGAAGACCAGAAAATTAGTCAAGACGATTACCGTTGGTAAAACGCCCCACAACATTCGATTCACGCGCGACAGCAAAATGGCGTACGTCACCCTGCAAGGGGGCACGGGCGTAGCGGTGCTGGACATGTCGTTGCTCAAGAAGGTGGACGAAATCCCCGTTCCTGGCATAAAGGGCCCGCACAATCTTGACCTCTCGCCTGATGAGAAGACGCTCTGGGTGCGAGACTTTGTCGGTAAAGTCGCCGCAGTGGACATTGCATCGCACAAGGTGAAAGCGGTCATCCCGGTCGGCCTGGGCCACGGCGGCATTGATGTCACACCGGGCGGCAAGTACGTGGTCACCGGCGCGATCGCGGATCATCTCGTCGATGTCATCGATCCAAAAACCATGCAGGTCGTCAAACGTGTGGATGTCGGCCAGGGGCCGCACGGCGTGCGGGCCAGCGCCGATGGGCACTGGATATACGCATCCATCACTGGAACCAATCAGATCGCCGTCATAGACGCCAACACACTGGACGTCGTCAAGCAAGTCCCCACCAAGGGCGACGTGCCTTTCTGGATCTCCGTCGTGGGAAACGACTAATCATCCCGGATCGGCAAGGTGGTGCCGCGCACCGCCACCTGACTGTTGAAACACAGGAAACCCTTCATGAAAAATACGCATCCGCGCGTCATTCCACGACGCCAGGCCTTACGCAAGCTCGCCCTGACCGCCGGCACGGTAGCAGCGCTCCCGCTTGCGGGGCTGCTGGGCGTCTCCCCTTCCTTTGCGGCGCAGCCTCCGGGCAAAGCCAGCAAAGCCGCAGTGAAATACCAGGATCACCCTGACGGCACATCCTTCTGCGCCAACTGCGCCAACTTCACGCCGGGATCAATTTCCGGCGCACCCGGCGCCTGTCTTGTCGTGGCGGGCGAAATCAGTCCCATGGGATGGTGCCTCGCCTACGCCGCCGACTGAGGGCCAGATTCAGAGTTGATAAGATAATCCCTTTTACGATAGAGGCTTGCACATGGCCATCCTCGTCATTGAAGACGACATAAAAACGGGAAACTATCTTCAGAAAGGTCTGTCCGAGGCGGGCCACCACGTGGATCTAGCACGCAACGGCATCGACGGCCTGCATCTTGCCCGGGAACAGCGCTATGAGCTACTGATCCTGGATGTGATGCTACCTGGAAAGAATGGCTGGCAGGTCATGGCGGAAATACGGCGGCTCTCGGACGTGCCGGTTATTTTTCTCACTGCGCGGGACCAGGTCGAAGACCGCATCCATGGCCTACGACTCGGTGCGGACGACTATCTGGTCAAGCCATTTTCCTTTACCGAGCTGGTTCTACGGGTGCAGACGCTGCTGCGGCGGGGCGTCACGCATGAGCCTACGACGCTACGGCTTGCAGACTTGGCGCTGGACCCCATTCGGCGCAAAGTCTCACGGGGCAGCGTCACGGTCACGCTGACAAACAAGGAATTCATGCTTTTGCACTTGCTCTTGCAGCGGCAGGGGGAAGCATTGCCGCGCTCCGTCATCGCCTCGCAGGTCTGGGACATGAACTTTGACAGCGACACCAACGTGGTGGATGTCGCGATCAAGCGCCTGCGTGCAAAGGTCGATACCCCTTTCGATCAAAAGCTGATTCACACAGTACGCAGTATCGGCTACATGCTGGCGGAGCAGCCGTGAAGCATCCATTGCTGCAGTCACTCACGGCACGCACCGCCATTCTTTTCGCCATCGTCTCCTGCATGGTGGTCTCCGGCTTGGGACTTTATCTGTACGCCGAGGCAAAGCAGGCACTCGAAACCCGTGCAGACTACACACTCGTGGGCCGTGTGGAGCGCTTTCGCACCTTGCTCCAGGATCTCTACAACATCCGACAGATGGAAAAACGCCCCGACCTGTTCGAAAGCATGCTGGGCAACGAGCAGGACGTACGCATCTTCCAGCGCGTGGGGGAAAAGCCATTCATCGATGTGAACCCGGGACACATGACGATCCCTTCTTTGACGGCCGTTCCAGTGGATCAGGACGTCGGCATCGACGCGCTGCGCGCCGGAACTCGCGCCGACGGCGTCGGTGTGCGCTGGGTTTCGGCACTGGCCAAAGTAGGAGGTCAAGACGGTACGGTCAAGATCACGGCCGCCTACGTCATGACGCAAGAGTCGCAAATGCTCA encodes the following:
- a CDS encoding heavy metal response regulator transcription factor, with product MAILVIEDDIKTGNYLQKGLSEAGHHVDLARNGIDGLHLAREQRYELLILDVMLPGKNGWQVMAEIRRLSDVPVIFLTARDQVEDRIHGLRLGADDYLVKPFSFTELVLRVQTLLRRGVTHEPTTLRLADLALDPIRRKVSRGSVTVTLTNKEFMLLHLLLQRQGEALPRSVIASQVWDMNFDSDTNVVDVAIKRLRAKVDTPFDQKLIHTVRSIGYMLAEQP
- a CDS encoding high-potential iron-sulfur protein, with amino-acid sequence MKNTHPRVIPRRQALRKLALTAGTVAALPLAGLLGVSPSFAAQPPGKASKAAVKYQDHPDGTSFCANCANFTPGSISGAPGACLVVAGEISPMGWCLAYAAD
- a CDS encoding metalloregulator ArsR/SmtB family transcription factor, giving the protein MFEVTMDLATFEQKAGTVAQTLKALSNTRRLMVLCKLIEHKERTVGDLALDVNLSQSALSQHLAKMREQGLVDFHRKSQTLWYRVADPQIETLLATLYQLYCKD
- a CDS encoding YncE family protein; translated protein: MIVNNHQQATATRFRRSAYRLALAFALSTGISGVQAATSADPFPQPVYITLTKANAVQEMATSNSLDGLPTAHYDAISADGKLLMVSSKDQPEAYLLDAQTGQKLATYKIGKVPQGVAISPDERWGMAVAAGEDTVSVIDLKTRKLVKTITVGKTPHNIRFTRDSKMAYVTLQGGTGVAVLDMSLLKKVDEIPVPGIKGPHNLDLSPDEKTLWVRDFVGKVAAVDIASHKVKAVIPVGLGHGGIDVTPGGKYVVTGAIADHLVDVIDPKTMQVVKRVDVGQGPHGVRASADGHWIYASITGTNQIAVIDANTLDVVKQVPTKGDVPFWISVVGND
- a CDS encoding rhodanese family protein gives rise to the protein MTMIPIPPAEARRLIDTGAKLIDIRDRDEYMREHIAEAVNVPMTEIDGLETDNRPVIFHCRSGARTQANSSRLVGATSAPCYIIEGGLDAWRRAGLKVERDQGQPLELMRQVQLCAGGLTLLGVVFGFLVDPRFFVLPAIVGTGMMIAGATGWCGMARLLRRMPWNRRMAI
- a CDS encoding MBL fold metallo-hydrolase; the protein is MEIAVVAEPIIEAFFDKHTHTISYLVVEPVACVAAVIDPVLGFDMPSGEVDTTSADHILALAKAKGWRITMVLETHAHADHLSAASYIKEKTGARVAIGEHIQEVQKIFRPVFALYHLEADGSDFDQLLAEGDRIELGALEIQVLHTPGHTPADMTYRIGNTAFVGDTLFMPDYGTARTDFPGGDARALYRSIRRLLDLPGGTRLLLCHDYTGPDREEHRWETTVREQRQANIHVNDRITEEEFVAMRQARDATLLVPKLLLPSIQVNICAGRLPDADENGARFLRIPLKVKKTTGQLSPAELGKT